A single region of the Hyalangium ruber genome encodes:
- a CDS encoding Ig-like domain-containing protein encodes MSRALLALLFVAALSGCPPSSSAPCVTDTECPEGRCRFGGCGPVCLDDTECPAGHACTAGACQERAECVASTDCAQGFTCSAGRCLCDADTACAANQVCRQGRCEAQARCTGNADCPSGQRCEVTQGACLPVCTTAASCAPGVDPQVANVLFVCQDGTCVRRCINDASCGGQGLLCEAGLCERADCATRADCPEGQYCTSATAGRCREYRVCQSRAECPENTDCRAFDASACPPGFDCARAICQELPRCLIDTDCTAPAYCQQGYCQPSTACPTGGPCPAGLLCVAQRCVPGGCRGHADCPASQACTDGACRSAPDASEISALAITPRAAVLAVGGEVRLSLVAFTFSGESFPLAMGSFSVVDASGAPSDAATVTPSGVVTAAAPGTVRIRAGVSNPGVTPVEAALTLLPAVTEGRRVVVVDATTGRPLSGVEVLGCDAPPASAPCPAPVTVTTDASGAALFPSFAGTTASFSAASPELRSDDYPRYDRVSVAATGARDVLLPLGENPVHGAAGFNAGIQFSEVHSSGPVWLGFSVLSAGDVPELDLTTLLGETFFFTVPGLPQPVPAPGSAVAYVASGLGSPMELKGRSLGLGQPGRRAAVAFAGRTELTLAASLGSTDLLAYTGAMDYALQAFATIPLRPRVPDTSDLDADGLCSDASRCAQGSEDLPDYFTLPGFSFRPRREQLRRTEVVLPRLPSGLDTAIASAVELSAEAGIVPLGFASRTGGAPAPDGTRPLEPLLLRSGAPYGGVELGTPGVWVFATQVAQARGDTTGRLLRGSPLPTRVQVPPFLPLPVASYDRTQRAFTPAAERWTALSQAGAELARITFTGPRSRHVVLLPLVSGQSPLRLPAAPPGVGEDPATQQSATGEVVAMDLSAGITWDGALDLPGANLLGLSLYLDAYSRARSW; translated from the coding sequence ATGTCCAGGGCCCTGCTTGCACTTCTGTTCGTGGCCGCGCTCTCCGGGTGCCCGCCTTCCTCCTCGGCCCCCTGCGTCACGGACACGGAATGTCCGGAAGGCCGGTGTCGCTTCGGTGGGTGCGGGCCGGTGTGCCTGGATGACACCGAGTGTCCCGCCGGCCACGCGTGTACGGCCGGAGCCTGCCAGGAGCGCGCCGAGTGCGTCGCGAGCACCGACTGTGCCCAGGGCTTCACGTGCTCGGCCGGTCGGTGCCTGTGCGACGCGGATACCGCCTGCGCCGCCAACCAGGTGTGCCGCCAGGGCCGCTGTGAGGCGCAGGCCCGCTGCACGGGGAATGCGGACTGTCCGTCCGGCCAACGCTGCGAGGTGACGCAGGGCGCCTGTCTCCCGGTGTGTACCACCGCCGCGAGCTGCGCCCCGGGCGTCGATCCTCAAGTCGCCAATGTGCTCTTCGTCTGCCAGGACGGCACATGCGTGCGCCGGTGCATCAACGACGCCTCCTGTGGAGGCCAGGGGCTCCTCTGCGAGGCGGGCCTGTGCGAGCGCGCTGACTGCGCCACGCGCGCCGACTGTCCCGAGGGCCAGTACTGCACCAGCGCCACCGCGGGCCGCTGCCGGGAGTACCGCGTGTGCCAGTCCCGCGCCGAGTGCCCCGAGAACACGGACTGTCGAGCCTTCGACGCCTCCGCCTGTCCGCCGGGCTTCGACTGCGCGCGGGCGATCTGCCAGGAGCTGCCGCGCTGCCTCATCGACACGGACTGCACCGCTCCTGCCTACTGCCAGCAGGGGTACTGCCAGCCCTCCACCGCGTGCCCCACGGGGGGCCCGTGTCCGGCGGGGCTGCTCTGCGTCGCGCAGCGGTGCGTCCCGGGCGGGTGCCGAGGCCACGCCGACTGCCCCGCCAGTCAGGCGTGTACGGATGGCGCGTGCCGCTCCGCGCCTGACGCCTCGGAGATCTCCGCCCTCGCCATTACCCCGCGCGCGGCGGTGCTGGCCGTGGGCGGCGAGGTTCGGCTGTCCCTCGTGGCCTTCACCTTCTCCGGGGAGAGCTTCCCGCTCGCCATGGGCAGCTTCTCGGTCGTGGATGCCTCGGGCGCTCCGAGTGACGCGGCCACGGTGACTCCGTCCGGCGTGGTGACGGCGGCCGCGCCCGGCACGGTGCGCATCCGCGCGGGTGTCTCCAATCCCGGCGTGACACCGGTCGAGGCCGCGCTCACCCTGCTGCCCGCCGTCACCGAGGGCCGGAGGGTCGTCGTCGTGGACGCGACCACGGGCCGCCCGTTGAGCGGCGTGGAGGTGCTCGGCTGTGACGCTCCTCCCGCCAGCGCGCCCTGCCCCGCTCCGGTCACGGTGACGACGGACGCCAGCGGCGCGGCCCTCTTCCCCAGCTTCGCCGGCACCACCGCGAGCTTCTCCGCCGCCTCGCCCGAGCTGCGCTCCGATGACTACCCCCGCTACGACCGGGTGTCGGTCGCCGCCACGGGCGCGCGGGACGTACTCCTGCCCCTCGGGGAGAATCCGGTCCACGGCGCCGCGGGCTTCAACGCCGGCATCCAGTTCTCCGAGGTCCACTCGAGTGGCCCGGTGTGGCTCGGCTTCTCCGTGCTCTCCGCCGGAGATGTCCCGGAGCTGGATCTCACCACGCTGCTGGGCGAGACGTTCTTCTTCACCGTCCCCGGCCTGCCCCAGCCCGTGCCCGCGCCCGGCAGCGCCGTGGCCTACGTGGCCTCGGGCCTGGGTTCTCCCATGGAGCTCAAGGGGCGCTCACTGGGCCTCGGCCAGCCCGGGCGGCGCGCCGCGGTGGCCTTCGCCGGACGAACAGAACTGACCCTCGCCGCGAGCCTCGGCTCCACGGACCTGCTGGCCTACACCGGGGCCATGGACTACGCGCTCCAGGCCTTCGCCACCATTCCCCTGCGCCCGCGCGTGCCCGATACCTCGGACCTGGACGCGGATGGCCTCTGCTCGGATGCCTCGCGCTGCGCCCAGGGCTCCGAGGACCTGCCGGACTACTTCACCCTGCCCGGCTTCTCCTTCCGCCCGCGCCGCGAGCAGCTCCGCCGCACGGAGGTCGTGCTTCCCCGCCTGCCCTCGGGCCTGGACACCGCCATCGCCAGCGCCGTGGAGCTCTCCGCCGAGGCCGGCATCGTCCCCCTGGGCTTCGCCTCGCGCACCGGTGGCGCCCCAGCGCCAGACGGCACCCGGCCGCTGGAGCCCCTCCTGCTGCGCAGCGGCGCCCCCTACGGCGGAGTAGAGCTCGGCACCCCTGGCGTCTGGGTGTTCGCCACCCAGGTGGCCCAGGCACGGGGAGACACCACCGGCCGTCTGCTCCGAGGCTCGCCGCTGCCCACCCGGGTGCAGGTACCTCCCTTCCTGCCCCTGCCCGTCGCCTCCTACGACCGGACCCAGCGCGCCTTCACCCCCGCCGCCGAGCGCTGGACGGCGCTCTCCCAGGCCGGGGCGGAACTGGCGCGCATCACCTTCACCGGCCCTCGGAGCCGCCACGTGGTGCTCCTGCCGCTCGTCTCGGGGCAGAGCCCCCTGCGCCTGCCAGCAGCCCCCCCGGGAGTCGGGGAAGACCCAGCCACCCAGCAATCGGCCACGGGAGAGGTAGTGGCCATGGATCTTTCGGCTGGTATCACCTGGGACGGCGCCCTGGACCTGCCGGGCGCCAACCTCCTGGGACTGTCGCTCTACCTGGATGCTTACTCGCGGGCGCGTTCCTGGTGA